In Ignavibacteria bacterium, a genomic segment contains:
- a CDS encoding amidase has protein sequence MLTGLNSQLKNYEEMRKVELNNSIPPAILFNPIPVGMKFETKQLPFKAGSYSNVKMPQNIEDLVYYSIGELANLIKTRKVTSEALTKMYIERLKKYGPKLQCVITLTEDLALEQARRADKEIAQGRYRGLLHGIPYGAKDLLAKKGYKTTWGAAPYRDQVIDMDATVIKKLEQAGAVLVAKLSMGALAWGDVWFGGMTRNPWDLKQGSSGSSAGSASSVSAGLLPFAIGTETWGSIVSPSTICGVSGLRPTYGRVSRTGAMALSWSMDKIGPICRNAEDCAIVLNYIYGPDGIDQSLYNVPFNYNYNVSLKGLKIGYLKNDFSHNYAFKENDSITLETLRKMGATLVPLELPDLPVNAISFILDAEAAAAFDDLTRSNRDDLMVRQIKNAWPNVFRQSRFIPAVEYINANRIRYELIQRMDKMVKDVDLYMAPSDEGDNSLVTNLTGHPLVVVPNGFTKDGHPTSITFVGKLFEEGRIAAVAKAYQDKTGFQLKHPVLNF, from the coding sequence ATGCTTACGGGCCTCAACAGCCAGCTTAAAAATTACGAAGAGATGAGAAAGGTGGAGCTTAATAACAGTATCCCTCCTGCCATACTATTTAATCCCATTCCGGTAGGCATGAAGTTCGAAACAAAACAGCTCCCTTTTAAGGCCGGCAGCTATAGCAATGTCAAAATGCCGCAGAATATTGAGGACCTGGTATACTACTCAATCGGTGAACTGGCTAACTTAATAAAGACCAGAAAAGTTACTTCTGAGGCTTTAACAAAAATGTACATTGAACGTCTGAAGAAATACGGCCCCAAACTTCAGTGCGTTATTACACTGACCGAGGATCTGGCTTTGGAACAGGCAAGGCGCGCCGATAAGGAAATTGCACAGGGCAGGTACCGCGGGCTTCTTCACGGAATTCCCTACGGCGCAAAGGACCTCCTGGCTAAAAAGGGGTATAAGACCACCTGGGGCGCAGCGCCTTACAGGGACCAGGTAATTGACATGGACGCAACTGTAATTAAAAAGCTTGAACAGGCCGGTGCCGTTCTGGTGGCCAAGCTTTCAATGGGCGCCCTTGCATGGGGAGATGTATGGTTTGGAGGCATGACGCGCAACCCCTGGGACCTGAAGCAGGGCTCCTCGGGCTCTTCGGCGGGCTCGGCTTCTTCTGTCTCCGCAGGGCTCCTCCCTTTTGCAATCGGGACTGAAACCTGGGGCTCAATTGTATCTCCTTCCACTATCTGCGGCGTCTCCGGACTCCGTCCCACATACGGCCGCGTAAGCCGTACGGGCGCTATGGCGCTCAGCTGGTCTATGGATAAAATCGGACCCATATGCCGCAACGCTGAAGACTGTGCGATTGTTCTTAATTATATATACGGTCCTGACGGGATCGACCAGAGCCTCTATAACGTTCCTTTTAATTATAATTATAACGTGAGCCTCAAGGGCCTTAAGATCGGGTACCTGAAGAATGACTTTTCACATAACTATGCCTTCAAGGAAAACGACTCCATAACGCTTGAGACTTTAAGAAAAATGGGCGCCACACTCGTTCCCCTTGAACTGCCGGACCTTCCGGTTAACGCAATTTCATTCATACTGGACGCCGAGGCCGCGGCGGCTTTTGACGACCTTACAAGAAGCAACCGCGACGACCTCATGGTGCGCCAGATAAAAAACGCCTGGCCTAATGTTTTCCGCCAGTCGAGGTTCATTCCGGCAGTGGAATATATCAACGCCAACCGCATCCGCTATGAGCTTATCCAGAGAATGGACAAAATGGTTAAAGATGTGGACCTTTACATGGCGCCTTCGGACGAAGGAGATAACTCACTTGTAACCAACCTTACGGGGCATCCTTTGGTGGTTGTACCGAACGGCTTTACAAAAGACGGGCACCCGACAAGCATTACATTTGTTGGAAAGCTTTTTGAAGAAGGCAGAATAGCAGCTGTTGCAAAAGCATACCAGGATAAAACAGGCTTCCAGCTGAAACACCCTGTTCTGAATTTTTAA
- a CDS encoding MFS transporter, with protein MSIKRLPRQVIILSMVSLFTDVASEMLYPVTPIFLTSLGATMAAIGLIEGIAEITAGLLKGYFGVLSDKLGKRSIFVIIGYGLSGLVKPLPGIFQNFGMVLFSRVTDRVGKGVRTAPRDALLAGYSNGNTGAVFGFHRAMDTLGAALGPLGALLLLALYPGNYSIIFLIAFIPSLIAVAFTLTVKDKPVEAIIKKKGHYLEFWRRAPREYKTLIVLFTLFSLVNSSDVFLILKSRSIAKSDSLAIFGYVFYNLVYASFSYPAGLLSDRIGKKNVLTSGLVVFSIVYSGFAFSGSFILMWALFALYGIYAASTEGITKAWIADLIRDENRGSAIGLLTMLSSFAVMAGSVLTGILWDRFGSSVPFIISSVVSLLIAVILFFFKSSAENSKS; from the coding sequence ATGTCCATAAAAAGATTACCCCGTCAGGTTATTATTCTCAGCATGGTAAGCCTCTTTACAGACGTTGCCAGTGAGATGCTCTATCCCGTAACTCCAATTTTTCTGACTTCGCTAGGGGCTACAATGGCCGCAATAGGCCTTATTGAAGGGATTGCCGAGATAACGGCTGGACTTCTGAAGGGTTATTTCGGGGTTTTATCCGACAAACTTGGCAAGCGTTCAATTTTTGTTATAATTGGCTACGGTCTTTCGGGCCTTGTTAAGCCTCTTCCGGGCATATTCCAGAACTTCGGAATGGTTTTATTCTCAAGAGTTACCGACAGGGTAGGTAAGGGTGTCCGTACGGCTCCCAGGGATGCGCTTCTTGCAGGATATTCCAACGGCAACACGGGTGCAGTCTTCGGATTCCACCGCGCAATGGATACGCTGGGCGCGGCGTTGGGACCTTTGGGCGCGCTCCTTTTACTGGCACTCTACCCGGGAAATTACTCCATTATCTTTCTTATCGCCTTTATCCCGTCTTTAATTGCCGTTGCCTTTACGCTTACTGTTAAGGATAAGCCGGTTGAAGCAATTATTAAAAAGAAAGGGCATTACCTGGAGTTCTGGCGCCGGGCTCCCCGGGAATATAAGACTCTGATTGTCCTTTTTACACTGTTTTCGCTCGTCAACAGCAGCGACGTGTTTTTAATACTCAAATCGCGCTCAATTGCAAAGTCGGACTCACTTGCAATATTCGGCTACGTGTTTTATAACCTTGTTTATGCATCTTTTTCCTATCCCGCAGGTCTTTTGTCGGACAGGATAGGGAAGAAGAACGTGCTTACATCAGGGCTTGTTGTCTTTTCAATTGTTTATTCAGGTTTTGCCTTCTCAGGAAGTTTTATTCTGATGTGGGCTCTTTTTGCTCTTTACGGCATTTATGCCGCCTCCACAGAAGGGATAACCAAGGCCTGGATTGCGGACTTGATCAGGGATGAAAACAGGGGATCGGCAATAGGGCTTCTTACAATGCTTTCCAGCTTTGCTGTTATGGCGGGCTCTGTATTGACGGGAATTCTCTGGGACCGTTTCGGCTCTTCGGTTCCTTTCATTATTTCTTCGGTTGTAAGCCTCCTGATTGCAGTTATACTGTTTTTCTTCAAGAGTTCTGCTGAAAACAGCAAATCCTGA
- a CDS encoding threonylcarbamoyl-AMP synthase, with protein MEYYELHPLTPQLRYINKAVEVLKNGGVIIYPTDTVYGIGCDIFNKEALDRVFAIKQDSGTKLLSFVCADLKDISKYAKVSDYAYRTMKHLLPGPYTFILPAAREVPKKLWSKRQTVGIRVPQHNVALTLVKELGNPIVSTSVTNRKNEIIYDPAEIRSIFNTQVDLMLASGNLQGGVSSIVDLSDDVPEIIREGAGDVSIFRA; from the coding sequence ATGGAATATTATGAACTCCATCCTTTAACTCCTCAGTTGCGCTATATTAACAAGGCAGTTGAGGTCTTAAAGAATGGCGGCGTTATAATCTATCCTACAGATACAGTTTATGGTATCGGCTGCGATATTTTCAACAAAGAGGCCCTCGACAGGGTATTTGCAATTAAACAGGATTCAGGCACAAAACTCTTAAGTTTTGTATGTGCGGATCTGAAAGATATTTCAAAGTATGCTAAAGTCTCAGACTATGCATACAGGACAATGAAGCACCTTCTGCCCGGGCCCTACACTTTCATTCTGCCGGCGGCAAGGGAAGTACCCAAGAAGTTATGGTCAAAAAGGCAGACCGTAGGCATCAGGGTTCCGCAGCACAACGTTGCCCTTACTCTTGTAAAAGAGCTAGGTAACCCGATTGTCTCAACAAGCGTTACAAACAGGAAAAATGAAATTATATATGACCCGGCTGAGATCAGGAGCATATTCAACACACAGGTGGACTTAATGCTTGCAAGCGGAAACCTTCAGGGCGGAGTCTCATCAATTGTTGACTTAAGTGACGACGTCCCGGAGATTATCAGAGAAGGAGCAGGAGACGTAAGTATATTCCGGGCCTAG
- a CDS encoding DUF47 family protein: MFKALLPKEEKYFEDFSAMIIAISEMATLAKNFFGNANYDEETSLKLKALEKRCDEISHKVFNKLDKSFLTPFDREDIYALIKTLEKVSDAINAAVTRAKVYNLTEPLKVAEKLLQIASMQIKELYTSIVDRKVKSNDNLKIVKDLEQEADLIYREAITKLFKEESNAIELIKRKEVLDVLEDITDKCQAVASVIFTISLKNG; this comes from the coding sequence ATGTTTAAAGCACTATTACCCAAAGAAGAAAAGTATTTTGAAGATTTCAGCGCCATGATAATCGCAATCAGCGAAATGGCTACACTGGCCAAGAATTTCTTCGGAAATGCCAATTATGACGAAGAAACATCCTTAAAACTTAAAGCGCTTGAAAAAAGGTGCGATGAGATCTCACACAAGGTGTTCAATAAGCTCGACAAGAGCTTCCTGACCCCTTTTGACCGCGAGGACATATACGCACTCATCAAAACCCTTGAAAAAGTATCCGACGCCATCAACGCCGCCGTTACACGCGCAAAAGTTTATAACCTCACCGAGCCTTTGAAAGTAGCTGAAAAGCTCCTGCAGATCGCTTCAATGCAGATCAAGGAACTTTATACCTCAATTGTGGACAGAAAAGTAAAATCCAACGATAACCTGAAAATTGTAAAAGACCTGGAACAGGAAGCTGATCTGATCTACAGGGAAGCTATCACTAAGCTCTTTAAGGAAGAAAGCAACGCAATTGAACTCATAAAGAGAAAAGAGGTACTGGACGTTCTTGAAGATATAACAGACAAATGCCAGGCGGTAGCTTCTGTAATTTTTACAATTTCACTTAAAAACGGCTGA
- a CDS encoding inorganic phosphate transporter codes for MNLSLTLPFIGITLPLIAVLIITLAFLFDFYNGMHDAANSIATVVATKVLTPFQAVAWAAFFNFAAIFVFGLGVAATIGKGLVVVSVLDNTVILSALVGAIIMAAAATHLGIPLSISHCLIGGLGGVAVLKAGFGALIASGFLKIIAFIFISPVLGYLIAGIFSVITIWIVKDSAPRKVDKHFRKLQIASAAAYSLSHGGNDAQKTMGLITMVLIANKALSPAAHTPYWVVFSCNTVIALGTLFGGWKVIKTLGMKMTKLTPFGGFSAESSASITIFIASAFGVPVSTTHTISGAIAGVGAAKSTKAVRWKVARNIIWAWILTIPLSAAFGMAAYKLLLLINL; via the coding sequence ATGAATTTATCATTAACACTTCCCTTTATCGGGATAACGCTCCCTCTTATTGCAGTTTTAATTATTACGCTAGCCTTTCTTTTTGATTTCTATAACGGTATGCACGACGCCGCAAATTCCATTGCAACTGTTGTAGCCACAAAGGTCCTTACGCCTTTTCAGGCCGTAGCCTGGGCGGCTTTCTTTAACTTTGCCGCCATTTTTGTCTTTGGCCTCGGCGTGGCAGCAACAATAGGAAAAGGCCTGGTGGTAGTCTCTGTACTTGACAATACCGTTATTCTCTCGGCGCTGGTAGGAGCAATCATAATGGCTGCCGCAGCAACACACCTTGGCATCCCCTTAAGCATATCGCACTGCCTTATCGGCGGCCTGGGCGGCGTGGCAGTATTAAAAGCCGGCTTCGGCGCCCTTATTGCCAGCGGATTTCTAAAGATTATAGCTTTCATTTTCATTTCTCCGGTGCTCGGATACCTCATTGCAGGAATTTTTTCAGTTATAACAATATGGATTGTAAAAGATTCGGCGCCCAGGAAAGTGGACAAGCATTTCAGAAAGCTTCAGATAGCCTCGGCTGCAGCATACAGCTTAAGCCACGGGGGTAACGACGCTCAGAAGACCATGGGGCTTATTACAATGGTTCTCATTGCAAACAAGGCCTTAAGCCCCGCGGCACACACACCTTACTGGGTCGTTTTTTCATGTAACACGGTTATTGCCCTTGGTACACTCTTCGGAGGCTGGAAGGTAATTAAGACGCTCGGAATGAAAATGACAAAGCTGACCCCCTTTGGCGGCTTCAGCGCCGAGAGCTCGGCCAGCATTACAATTTTTATTGCCTCGGCTTTCGGTGTACCTGTCAGCACAACGCACACCATTTCAGGCGCAATTGCAGGCGTGGGAGCCGCTAAAAGCACAAAGGCCGTGCGCTGGAAAGTTGCCCGAAATATTATATGGGCATGGATACTTACAATTCCTCTTTCTGCGGCATTCGGCATGGCGGCTTATAAGCTTCTGCTTTTGATTAATCTCTGA
- a CDS encoding SDR family oxidoreductase, whose protein sequence is MEALKNKVVFITGATSGIGKACAEEFAKAGSNLILCARRIDILNIISENIRKEFGVKVYDFKLDVRNRKAVESAIDSLPEEWKNIDILVNNAGLAVGMNKFYEDNPDNWDVMIDTNVKGLLYVSRAVVPLMVKRDSGHIINLGSIAGQQAYPKGSVYCATKHAVDAITKSLRMDLVETKIKVSSIDPGMVETNFSVIRFEGDAEKAKNVYRGLDPLVGKDIAETIVFMASRPAHVVIADVVIYPVHQASATVSYKKV, encoded by the coding sequence ATGGAAGCGTTAAAAAACAAAGTAGTATTTATCACCGGTGCTACTTCGGGCATCGGGAAAGCATGTGCCGAGGAATTTGCAAAAGCCGGCAGCAACCTCATACTTTGCGCCAGAAGGATCGACATTCTAAACATCATCTCTGAAAACATCAGAAAAGAGTTCGGCGTTAAGGTTTACGATTTCAAGCTGGACGTAAGGAACAGGAAAGCTGTTGAGTCAGCAATAGATTCACTTCCCGAAGAATGGAAGAATATCGACATCCTGGTCAATAACGCAGGGCTGGCAGTTGGCATGAACAAGTTCTACGAGGACAATCCGGATAACTGGGATGTAATGATTGATACAAACGTAAAAGGGCTTCTTTACGTCTCAAGAGCCGTTGTGCCTCTTATGGTAAAAAGGGACAGCGGGCACATAATTAACCTGGGTTCAATTGCAGGGCAGCAGGCATATCCAAAGGGAAGCGTATACTGTGCTACAAAGCATGCCGTTGATGCAATTACAAAATCACTCAGAATGGATCTTGTTGAAACAAAGATCAAGGTTAGCTCAATTGATCCGGGAATGGTTGAGACAAATTTCAGTGTGATCAGGTTTGAAGGAGACGCTGAAAAGGCAAAGAATGTCTACAGGGGACTTGATCCGCTGGTAGGCAAGGACATTGCAGAAACAATTGTCTTTATGGCCTCGCGTCCGGCGCACGTAGTAATTGCCGACGTGGTAATTTACCCCGTCCATCAGGCATCGGCTACGGTTTCATACAAGAAGGTATAG